A single Rhopalosiphum padi isolate XX-2018 chromosome 4, ASM2088224v1, whole genome shotgun sequence DNA region contains:
- the LOC132929315 gene encoding cytochrome c oxidase assembly protein COX20, mitochondrial, with the protein MASISSDEDHKPLMFLGKDVSKIPCFRNSFLYGIVGGFTMGIGYFLCTSRTLRSTHFGFGSFVTISSVYWGLCRYNYDNTEERLNELKGIIKAKKSGADIKD; encoded by the exons ccttTGATGTTTTTGGGTAAAGATGTCTCAAAAATTCCATGTTTTCGTAACAGTTTCCTATATGGTATAGTAGGAGGATTTACAATGGGAATTGGATATTTTTTGTGTACAAGTAGAACATTAAGATCTACACACTTCGGATTTGGTTCTTTTGTTACGATATCTTCTGTTTATTG GGGTTTGTGCAGATACAACTATGATAATACAGAAGAAAGACTAAATGAACTTAAGGGTATTATCAAAGCTAAGAAGAGTGGTGCTGATATCAAAGACTGA
- the LOC132929312 gene encoding cardioacceleratory peptide receptor isoform X2, whose amino-acid sequence METITVAEEELTTMKYVNATPEFTDVEINSFFFYETIQFTVLWILFLSIVLGNGAVLVALSFNKARKNRMNFFIMHLALADLLVGLVSVMIDMIWRTTVTWSAGPIACKVVKYLQVVVTYSSTYVLVALSIDRYDAITHPMNFSSSWRRARALIGCAWILSFVFAVPSVFINEEKIIEGRTQCWIEMSPWQWKLYLSIVATTVFVVPAIVISGCYAIIVYTIWSKSKLLSPAKNNTLQRGAKKPEEHDIRRSSSRGIIPKAKIKTVKMTFVIVFVFILCWSPYIVFDLLQVYGYIPKTQSSVALATFIQSLAPLNSAANPIIYCLFSTHICRSLRQVPPFRWLWCCRNGTQEQLSYTETLTSSNRQVNTSLLRNATVHVHSVVRAPVLDRMGISTEKNSYADSLL is encoded by the exons ATGGAGACCATCACTGTTGCCGAAGAAGAACTGACAACTATGAAGTACGTCAATGCGACGCCCGAGTTTACAGACGTAGAGATAAACTCGTTTTTTTTCTACGAA ACCATACAGTTCACAGTCTTGTGGATATTGTTCTTGTCGATCGTGCTAGGCAACGGAGCCGTACTGGTAGCCCTGTCGTTCAATAAAGCCCGCAAAAACCGAATGAACTTTTTTATCATGCACCTGGCACTGGCTg ACTTATTGGTGGGACTGGTGAGCGTGATGATTGACATGATATGGAGAACAACCGTCACTTGGTCAGCTGGTCCGATTGCTTGCAAAGTCGTCAAGTACTTACAG GTGGTCGTCACGTATTCGTCTACATACGTACTGGTCGCACTCAGCATCGATAGATACGACGCCATCACGCACCCAATGAACTTTTCCAGTAGCT GGCGTCGGGCCAGAGCATTGATCGGATGCGCTTGGATTTTGAGTTTCGTTTTCGCCGTGCCCAGTGTATTTATTAATGAAGAGAAAATAATAGAAG GTCGTACTCAGTGTTGGATCGAAATGTCACCATGGCAATGGAAACTGTATTTAAGTATAGTGGCGACAACGGTGTTCGTCGTGCCGGCGATAGTCATCAGCGGATGTTACGCTATTATCGTGTACACAATTTGGTCCAAAAGCAAACTCCTGTCACCGGCCAAAAACAACACACTACAACGTGGAGCCAAaa AGCCCGAAGAACACGACATCAGAAGGTCTAGTTCACGGGGCATCATACCGAAAGCGAAAATCAAGACCGTAAAAATGACGTTCGTTATTGTATTTG TATTCATCCTGTGCTGGAGTCCGTACATAGTGTTTGACCTGCTACAAGTGTACGGCTACATACCAAAAACGCAATCGAGCGTGGCCCTCGCAACGTTCATACAAAGTCTGGCGCCGCTGAATTCCGCCGCTAACCCCATCATATACTGCTTGTTCTCCACTCACATTTGCAGATCTCTCAG gcAAGTCCCGCCATTCAGATGGTTGTGGTGTTGCCGGAACGGAACACAAGAGCAACTGAGCTACACGGAAACACTAACATCGTCTAATCGACAGGTGAACACGTCTCTGCTGCGGAACGCCACCGTGCACGTGCACTCGGTGGTCAGGGCTCCCGTCTTGGACCGCATGGGCATATCGACGGAGAAAAACAGCTACGCCGATTCGCTGCTTTAA
- the LOC132929312 gene encoding cardioacceleratory peptide receptor isoform X1, whose amino-acid sequence METITVAEEELTTMKYVNATPEFTDVEINSFFFYETIQFTVLWILFLSIVLGNGAVLVALSFNKARKNRMNFFIMHLALADLLVGLVSVMIDMIWRTTVTWSAGPIACKVVKYLQVVVTYSSTYVLVALSIDRYDAITHPMNFSSSCKQRKRTKQNFFNKKLFYFHTFSGRRARALIGCAWILSFVFAVPSVFINEEKIIEGRTQCWIEMSPWQWKLYLSIVATTVFVVPAIVISGCYAIIVYTIWSKSKLLSPAKNNTLQRGAKKPEEHDIRRSSSRGIIPKAKIKTVKMTFVIVFVFILCWSPYIVFDLLQVYGYIPKTQSSVALATFIQSLAPLNSAANPIIYCLFSTHICRSLRQVPPFRWLWCCRNGTQEQLSYTETLTSSNRQVNTSLLRNATVHVHSVVRAPVLDRMGISTEKNSYADSLL is encoded by the exons ATGGAGACCATCACTGTTGCCGAAGAAGAACTGACAACTATGAAGTACGTCAATGCGACGCCCGAGTTTACAGACGTAGAGATAAACTCGTTTTTTTTCTACGAA ACCATACAGTTCACAGTCTTGTGGATATTGTTCTTGTCGATCGTGCTAGGCAACGGAGCCGTACTGGTAGCCCTGTCGTTCAATAAAGCCCGCAAAAACCGAATGAACTTTTTTATCATGCACCTGGCACTGGCTg ACTTATTGGTGGGACTGGTGAGCGTGATGATTGACATGATATGGAGAACAACCGTCACTTGGTCAGCTGGTCCGATTGCTTGCAAAGTCGTCAAGTACTTACAG GTGGTCGTCACGTATTCGTCTACATACGTACTGGTCGCACTCAGCATCGATAGATACGACGCCATCACGCACCCAATGAACTTTTCCAGTAGCTGTAAGCAGAGAAAAAGAAcaaaacagaatttttttaataaaaaactattttattttcacacatTTTCAGGGCGTCGGGCCAGAGCATTGATCGGATGCGCTTGGATTTTGAGTTTCGTTTTCGCCGTGCCCAGTGTATTTATTAATGAAGAGAAAATAATAGAAG GTCGTACTCAGTGTTGGATCGAAATGTCACCATGGCAATGGAAACTGTATTTAAGTATAGTGGCGACAACGGTGTTCGTCGTGCCGGCGATAGTCATCAGCGGATGTTACGCTATTATCGTGTACACAATTTGGTCCAAAAGCAAACTCCTGTCACCGGCCAAAAACAACACACTACAACGTGGAGCCAAaa AGCCCGAAGAACACGACATCAGAAGGTCTAGTTCACGGGGCATCATACCGAAAGCGAAAATCAAGACCGTAAAAATGACGTTCGTTATTGTATTTG TATTCATCCTGTGCTGGAGTCCGTACATAGTGTTTGACCTGCTACAAGTGTACGGCTACATACCAAAAACGCAATCGAGCGTGGCCCTCGCAACGTTCATACAAAGTCTGGCGCCGCTGAATTCCGCCGCTAACCCCATCATATACTGCTTGTTCTCCACTCACATTTGCAGATCTCTCAG gcAAGTCCCGCCATTCAGATGGTTGTGGTGTTGCCGGAACGGAACACAAGAGCAACTGAGCTACACGGAAACACTAACATCGTCTAATCGACAGGTGAACACGTCTCTGCTGCGGAACGCCACCGTGCACGTGCACTCGGTGGTCAGGGCTCCCGTCTTGGACCGCATGGGCATATCGACGGAGAAAAACAGCTACGCCGATTCGCTGCTTTAA
- the LOC132929312 gene encoding cardioacceleratory peptide receptor isoform X3 gives METITVAEEELTTMKYVNATPEFTDVEINSFFFYETIQFTVLWILFLSIVLGNGAVLVALSFNKARKNRMNFFIMHLALADLLVGLVSVMIDMIWRTTVTWSAGPIACKVVKYLQVVVTYSSTYVLVALSIDRYDAITHPMNFSSSCKQRKRTKQNFFNKKLFYFHTFSGRRARALIGCAWILSFVFAVPSVFINEEKIIEGRTQCWIEMSPWQWKLYLSIVATTVFVVPAIVISGCYAIIVYTIWSKSKLLSPAKNNTLQRGAKKPEEHDIRRSSSRGIIPKAKIKTVKMTFVIVFVFILCWSPYIVFDLLQVYGYIPKTQSSVALATFIQSLAPLNSAANPIIYCLFSTHICRSLRYYAT, from the exons ATGGAGACCATCACTGTTGCCGAAGAAGAACTGACAACTATGAAGTACGTCAATGCGACGCCCGAGTTTACAGACGTAGAGATAAACTCGTTTTTTTTCTACGAA ACCATACAGTTCACAGTCTTGTGGATATTGTTCTTGTCGATCGTGCTAGGCAACGGAGCCGTACTGGTAGCCCTGTCGTTCAATAAAGCCCGCAAAAACCGAATGAACTTTTTTATCATGCACCTGGCACTGGCTg ACTTATTGGTGGGACTGGTGAGCGTGATGATTGACATGATATGGAGAACAACCGTCACTTGGTCAGCTGGTCCGATTGCTTGCAAAGTCGTCAAGTACTTACAG GTGGTCGTCACGTATTCGTCTACATACGTACTGGTCGCACTCAGCATCGATAGATACGACGCCATCACGCACCCAATGAACTTTTCCAGTAGCTGTAAGCAGAGAAAAAGAAcaaaacagaatttttttaataaaaaactattttattttcacacatTTTCAGGGCGTCGGGCCAGAGCATTGATCGGATGCGCTTGGATTTTGAGTTTCGTTTTCGCCGTGCCCAGTGTATTTATTAATGAAGAGAAAATAATAGAAG GTCGTACTCAGTGTTGGATCGAAATGTCACCATGGCAATGGAAACTGTATTTAAGTATAGTGGCGACAACGGTGTTCGTCGTGCCGGCGATAGTCATCAGCGGATGTTACGCTATTATCGTGTACACAATTTGGTCCAAAAGCAAACTCCTGTCACCGGCCAAAAACAACACACTACAACGTGGAGCCAAaa AGCCCGAAGAACACGACATCAGAAGGTCTAGTTCACGGGGCATCATACCGAAAGCGAAAATCAAGACCGTAAAAATGACGTTCGTTATTGTATTTG TATTCATCCTGTGCTGGAGTCCGTACATAGTGTTTGACCTGCTACAAGTGTACGGCTACATACCAAAAACGCAATCGAGCGTGGCCCTCGCAACGTTCATACAAAGTCTGGCGCCGCTGAATTCCGCCGCTAACCCCATCATATACTGCTTGTTCTCCACTCACATTTGCAGATCTCTCAG GTATTATGccacttaa